The sequence GTCGTTCGCATCGGTGGGGGCGGGAAGCTCGAACCACCTGGCGGCCGAGCTGTTTCATGAGACGGCGGGAACCAGTGGCCTGCACATCCCGTTCAAGGGCGGCGGCCCGGCCTTGACCGACCTGATGGGCGGCCATGTGGATTCGATGATTGCCAGCCTGCCCCTGGTGCTGCCGCAGGTGAAGGCGGGCAAGCTGCGGGCGCTGGCCGTGACCTCGCCGCAGCGCAGCCCGGCACTGCCGGGCGTGCCGGCGCTGGCCGAAAGCTACAAGGGCTTTGAAGTCTATTCATGGGTCGGCATGGTGGCGCCGGCCAGGACGCCCGAGCCGGTGCTGGACCGCCTGGCCGCCGACATGAGCGCGGTCTTGCATGACCCGGCGGTGGCCAGGCGCTTTACCGACGATGGCTTCGAGGTCGTGGCGGGCTCGCGTGAACAGATGAACCGCCTGGTCAAGTCCGAAAGCGAACGCTGGGGCCGCGTGATCAAGCGCCACAACATCGTCGCCGAATGATGGCCGATCACCACATGGGCGGCCTGGGGCACTTCACCTTCGTCAGCCAGCCGCAGCGGGTGGCGTTCGGTGCCGGCATGCTGGCGCGCACGGGCGCCGAACTCGATGCCATGGGGGCGCGCAGGGCTATCTTGCTCTGCACGCCGCAGCAGCGGGCGCAGGCCGAGCAACTGGCCGACCTGCTCGGCTCGCGCGCCGCCGGCATCTTCGACGGGGCCGTGATGCATGTGCCGCTCGCCACCGCACAGGATGCGCGCCGGTTTGCGGCGCAGCACGGCGCCGACTGCGCGGTGGCCATCGGCGGCGGCTCGACCATCGGCCTGGGCAAAGCGATTGCGCTGGACTCCGGGCTGCCGGTGCTGGCCATTCCCACCACCTATGCGGGCTCGGAGATGACGCCGATCTACGGCCTGACCGACAACGGCCTGAAGCGCACCGGAAGGGATTTGCGCGTCCTGCCGCGCACCGTGATCTACGACCCCGAACTCACGCTGGCGCTGCCGGTCGGCATGTCGGTCGTCAGCGGCATCAACGCCATCGCCCATGCGGCGGAGGGCCTGTATGCCGCCGACGGCAATCCGGTCATGAGCCTGCTGGCCGAAGAAGGCATTGCGGCGCTGGCGCGCGCACTTCCGGCCATCCGGCTGGATGCGCGCGACCTGCGGGCGCGCGCCGACGCGCTCTACGGCACATGGCTGTGCGGCAAGGTGCTGGGCAGCGTCGGCATGGGCCTGCACCACAAGCTGTGCCACACGCTGGGCGGCAGCTTCAACCTGCCGCATGCCGAAACACACACCATCGTGCTGCCCCATGCGCTGGCCTACAACAGCGCGGCCGCGCAGCCGGCGATGCGGCGCATCGCCAGGGCCTTGCAGGGCGACAACGCCGCGATGGCGGTGTACCGGCTGGCGCAGTCCAACGGCGCGCCGCTGGCGCTGAAGGACATCGGCATGCAGGCAGCGGACCTGGACCGCGCCTGCGCGATCACGATGCAAGACGAGTACCCGAACCCGCGCCCGTTGCAGGCCAAGGCCTTGCGGCAATTGCTGCAGGACGCTTTCGACGGCGCGCCTCCCGCCCCGTGACATGCCTCCCGCCCCGTGACATTCAACACCAGCCGTCCGGATGGAGGCATTGGGCGGCCCCCCGTTTTTTTTTACCCGGTCAAACCAGCAAGGATCAGCATGAAAGCCATCAATTTCAAGGAGTTCGGCGAAGCCGATGTATTGCAGCTGGGCGACGCCCCCGAACCGGTGCTGCGCCCGCATGACCTGCTGGTGCGCAACCACGCGGTGGGCGTCAACCGCGCCGACCTGACGCACAGGCGCGGCGGCTACGGCCGTGCCAACTTCGGCGACTCAGACATCATGGGGCTTGAGATCGCGGGCGAAGTCATCGCCACCGGTGCCGAGGTCGATGGGTTCCAGACCGGTGACCGCGTCATGGGCATCGTCGGCGGCGGCGCCTATGCGGAAATCGCGCGCATCGACTACCGGATGGCCATGCACATCCCCGAGAGACTCGACTACATCCATGCGGCAGCGATTCCCGAAGTGTTCGTCACGGCGCATGAAGCATTGGTTCACCTGGGCCGCCTGCAGGCAGGCGATGCCGTTCTGATTCATGCAGCGGCAGGCGGCGTCGGCTCGGCCGCCGTGCAGTTGGCGCATGCCATCGGCACGCAGGTGTTTGCGACCGCCGATGCCAGCAAGCTCGAGCGCGTCCAGCAACTTGGCGCCGACCGGGGCATCGACTACAAGACCGAAGACTTCGCCGCCGTGATCGCCGGGGCCACGGACGGACGCGGCGTCGATGTGGTCATCGATTTCATCGGCGCGCCATACCTTGAGCGCAATCTCCTGAGCCTTGCGGACGGCGGACGCCTGGTTCAGGTCGGCCTGCTGGGCGGCGGCAAGAATGCCGCGCTGCCGCTGGACCGGCTGCTTTACAAACACCTGCAGATCATGGGAACCGTCATGAAATCCCGGCCGCCACAGGTCAAGCAGGCGATGGTGCGCAGGTTCAGCGAACAGTGGCTGCGTCATTTCGAGCGCGCAAACCTGGCGCCAGTGCTCGACAGTGTCTTTGCGCTGTCAAAAGCGGCGGATGCGCATCGGCGGATGGAATCGGGCTTGAACGTCGGCAAGATTATTCTCATCCCCTTCGGAAACGGCGCTTAAAGCCCGGTCGCTGCCCGCCAGCAAAGAGGCTGGTGCCCTGGGCAGTGACCGGATTTCAATGAAATCAGCCTTCTGCGCAACCAGGACGGGCATAAACAGCTATCAATAAAATAGCAAATCTCAGCCCGCCGCTTCCCCACCCCGAATCTTCCTCACCAGCGCAGTCGTCGAATACCCATCGACAAACGGAATCGCCAGCGCCTGCCCGCCGTAGGCTTTCACCACCGCCGTTTCGGCCAGTTTGTCCATGTCGTAGTCGCCGCCCTTGACCAGCACGTCGGGCTTGATCTCGCTGATCAGCTCCAGCGGCGTGTCCTCGTCGAACCAGGTCACCAGGCTGACCGATTCGAGCGCGGCGATCAGCACGGCGCGGTCTTCCTGCCGGTTCAGCGGGCGCTCCGGGCCTTTGCCCAGCCTCCGGGCCGAGGCGTCGGTGTTGAGCGCCACCACCAGGCTGGCGCCGAGCTGGCGCGCCTGCGCCAGGTAGGTCGCGTGGCCGCAGTGCAGCACGTCGAACACGCCATTGGTGAAGACGACGGGGGGCGGCAGCGCGGCGACGCGGGCGGGTGCGTCCTCGCGGGCGACGATCTTGTCCAAAAATGCAGGAGGCTTCATGAAACGTGGGGTGTGGCGCCGGGCTCCAGGGACGCGGCCATCTGGCGCCCCAGTTCCTTGCGGTAGTGGTTGAGCTGCTGGACGGTCTTGAAAGGCTGGCCCAGCAAAAGCCCCAGATTGTGCAGGATGCGCTCGACCACGCGGCTTTCCCACACCGCATCGAAGCAGATCTGCGTGTCCAGCCAGTGTTCCAGCCACTCGGGGTCGGGCAAGCGGCTCTGGACGGTATCGCGCGGGAACAAAGCTTTGTTGACATGCAGGTTGGTCGGATGCAGGGCCTGCGAGGTGCGCCGCGCGCTGGCCATCAGCACGCCGACCTTGGCAAAAGCCGCCTTGGCCGCGATGCCGGACTGGCCGATGGCGCGCTTCATGTAGCGCAAATAAGCACCGCCGTGGCGCGCCTCGTCCTGGCCGATCAGGGTGTAGATTTGCTTGATGACCGGCTCGGTATGCCATTCGCTGGCGCAGCGGTACCAGTGGTTCAGGCGAATCTCGCCGCAAAAATGCAGCATCAGGGTTTCGAGCGGCGGCGCGGGCTCGAACTCGAAGCGCACCGCGTGCAGCTCTTGCTCGGTCGGCAGCAGCTCGGGCCGGAAGCGCCGCAAATACTCCATCAGCACCAGCGAATGCTTTTGCTCCTCGAAAAACCAGATTGACATGAAGGCCGAGAAATCGCTGTCGCCCCGGTTGTCGCGCAGGAACATTTCGGTCGCCGGCAGGGCCGACCACTCGGTGATCGCGTTCATTCGGATGGTCTGGGCCTGCTCGTCGGTCAGCAGCGAAGCGTCAAAAGCGGACCACGGGATGTCGGTGTCCATGTTCCAGCGCACGGCTTCGAGCTGCTTGAACAATTCGGGGTAAAGCATGGGAACTCCTTCGCCGGCAGATACTCAATTCATCCTGTGCTGGATGCAGCGCTTGTCTGGATATTCATTGAATTTTAGGAACGGACCGTGACAAGCAATGCCGTCAGGGCCTTTGCAGCACAGCCGGCCCGGGCAGCAAAAAAATCCGGATCCAGTCGCAAGCCCCCTGCGTATAAACGTAAATCATCATTTTTAATGTAAGCACGCCATGGACGCTTTTCCCCTCCCCTTTGTGGCTTGGGCGCTCATTGCCAGCGCTGCGCTGGCCGCCACTTTCCCCGCAGGCGCGGCCAGCCTTGACGCGCCGTCCACGCCGCCGTCCTGCCCCGCGCTTTTGCAACAAAACGTGCTGCGCCTGCAGGATGAAAAACCGCAGTCGCTGTGCCAGTACAGCGGCAAGGTCGTGGTAGTCGTCAACACCGCCAGCTTTTGCGGCTTTACCCCGCAGTACAAGGGCCTGGAAGCGCTGCATGCCAAATACCAGGGGCGCGGCCTGGTGGTGCTGGGCTTTCCGTCCAATGACTTTTCGCAGGAAACCGGCAGCAACAAGGAGATTGCCGACTTTTGCGAGAACACCTTCGGCGTGAAATTCCCGATGTTCACCAAGACCCGCGTGACCGGCAAGGACGCCAGCCCGCTCTTTAAACAGCTGGCCGACAAGACCGGCACCGCGCCGCGCTGGAACTTCTACAAATACATCATTGCGCGCGACGGCACGGCGGTGGCCGCCTTCAATTCCATGACCGACCCGGCAGGCGGCAAGTTCGTGGCCGAAATCGAAAAGCAGCTGGCCAGGCCATGAGCCCAGCAAGCCCCTGCGTACAGGCTGCAAAACGCTTAACAAAAATTTACCGAAGCTTTTTCCGGCAAGCAGGAACTCGTTTAGGCTGTCTTCAGTCTTACTGTTTATATCGTTTACCTTGTATCAGGCCTTGCGCAGCAATACACAAACAAGGTAACCACCGTTTCATTGTTGCGAAGCCTTTCCGGCCATCCAGGCCGGTCTGCATGTCCGGGGCGGTTTCACTCCTCCCTCACTCCCTTGTTCGCACCGGGACGCTTCGCAACATTTTTATCTCCGGGGCAGCGGTATGCGCAGTCATGGCCGCGCTCCCGCAGGGGCCGCGCGCGGCTTCAGCCCGCCGGGACTTCCACGAAGCTCGGGCGCAGGGCGAGCTTTTGCTGCAGCTTGGCCAGCTTGGGATGGTTTTCACGCCAGGCGATCTCGGGGAAGCGAAAATCCAGATAACCCAGGGCACAGCCGACCGCCACATCCGACAGGCTGAAATGAACGCCGCTGCAATACGCCTTGTCGCCCAGGCCCTTGCTCATGGCCTGCAGCGCAGTGTCGATTTTTCCCATCTGCCGCATGATCCAGGCGTCGCAGCGCTGCTCGGCGCTGCGGCCGGACCAGGTCGCCTCCAGCCGGGCCAGCAAGGCGGCATCCATGATGCCATCGGCCAGCGCTTCCCAGGTCTTGACCTCGGCGCGCTCCCGGCCCTGCGCAGGAATCAGCTTGCCCACCGGCGACAGCGTGTCCAGGTATTCGACGATGACGCGCGAGTCGAATATCGCCTCGCCCGCCTCCATCACCAGGCAGGGCACCTTGCCCAGCGGATTGGAGGTACTCATGGCTGAGTTTTCTGCCCAGACATCTTCCAGTACAAACTGGTAGTCGAGCTTTTTTTCTGCCATGACAATGCGCACCTTGCGTACATAGGGGCTGGTGGCGGATCCGATGAGTTTCATGATGAAGTTAAGTTCTTGTCGTGGTCCGGGAGATGGTAGATTCTATCGAGTCAAGGCACGGCTTGAACAACATGGCGGCAGGCCATGAAGATAGCAGTTTTTCATCCATTAAACCGGCGCCAGGCCCCTGGCCAGTGCCGCCTACAATCACACCCCATGAGCTTTTCACCCATCAACGCCCTGTCGCCGCTGGACGGCCGATACGTCGCCAAACTCGCCACCCTGCGCCCCCTGATGTCCGAGCAGGGCTATATGCACCGCCGGGTCCAGGTCGAAATTGCCTGGTTCATTGCGCTGTCAGACGCCAAATTCGCCGAATTCAAGCCGCTCAGCCCCGGCGCGCGCACTTATTTGCTGGGCCTGGTCAAGAACTTCTCCGAAGCCGACGCCTGCGCCATCAAGACGATTGAAAAAACCACCAACCACGATGTCAAGGCCGTCGAATACTGGATCAAGTCCAAGTTCGAAGCCCGGCCCGAGTTGCAGGCCGCCAGCGAATTCGTTCACTTTGCCTGCACCAGCGAAGACATCAACAACACCAGCCAGGCCCTGCAGCTGAAAAGCAGCCGCGAGCAGGTCGTGCTGCCGGCGCTCGACAAGGTCATTGACAAGCTGCGCCAGCTGGCGCACGCGCATGCCGACGTGCCCATGCTCAGCCGCACCCACGGCCAGACCGCCAGCCCGACCACCGTCGGCAAGGAAATCGCCAACGTGGTCGTTCGCCTGGTCAATACCCGCGAAAAGATTGCCGGCATCAAGCTGATGGCGAAGATGAACGGCGCCGTGGGCAACTTCAACGCCCACCTGGCCGCCTGGCCCGACTTTGACTGGGAAGCCTTCAGCCGCCATGTGATTGAAACGCCCGAGCCGCTGGGCCTGGGCCTGACCTTCCAGCCCTACAGCATCCAGATCGAGCCGCACGATTACATGGCCGAGCTGTTCGACGCGGTGGCCCGCACCAACACCATCCTGATCGACCTGGCGCGCGACATCTGGGGCTATGTCAGCGTCGGCTACTTCAAGCAGCGCCTCAAAGAGGGCGAAATCGGCTCCTCGACCATGCCGCACAAGGTCAACCCGATTGACTTTGAAAACGCCGAGGGCAACCTGGGCCTGGCCAACGCGCTGCTGCGCCACATGAGCGAAAAGCTGCCCATCAGCCGCTGGCAGCGCGACCTGACCGACTCGACCGTGCTGCGCAACATGGGCGTGGCGCTGGGCTACGCCGTGCTGGCCTACAACTCGCTGTGCATCGGCCTGAACAAGCTCGAACTCAACAACGAAGCGCTGGCCGACGACCTGGACAATTCATGGGAAGTGCTGGCCGAGCCGATCCAGACGGTCATGCGCCGCTACGCCGTAGCGGGCGCCTACGAGAAGCTCAAGGAAGTCACGCGCGGCAAGACCGTCAGGCCCGAAGACCTGCATGGCCTGATCCGGTCGCTGGAAATCCCTGATGCCGCCAAGGAACGCCTGCTGGCCATGACGCCGGGCAGCTATGTCGGCATGGCGGCTGAACTGGCCAAACGGGTGTAAGCGGATTCCTAAATATTGAAGCGGGCTTTGGACAGCCCGCTTTTTTTGTGCCCGGCGCAGGCTGCAGCGCTCAGGCCAAACCTGCCGGCATGGCCGTTCCGCAATGCCAGCACTGCTCGAATCCGCCTTCGACCGTTTCGCCGCAACGGCACAGCCAGCGCCGCTGCGGCATGTTCTGCAGCGCGTCCAGCAAGGCGCGCGCGCCGGCTTGCTCTTCGTCGTTCGTCAGCCAGACTTCGGGCTGGCACTGGTCGGGCGGCAATTCGCCCGCCACGCTGCCCAGGAAATAGCGCTGCATGCTGGCTGAATAACCGGCCTGCTGCAAGGCATCCACCCACAAAGCGGCGATGGCAATATTCGGGGCGCGGGTCAGGCGAAGCATGTCGGCAGTGTAGCGCTTAAATACGGATCACTCTTAAATTGATAGCTGCCAGCGCACTGTGCATATGCGCAAAAGCCCTGTTTGGCTTAAAAATGCACCTGCCAGGCTACTTTTTTTCCAGCGCCCGGTCGGCATAGCGGCCAAAACGCCAGGCCGTGGCCTCCTGGGTGATGCGCCGCCAGGTGATTCGCTTTTCAACCGGACTCATCGCCAGCCAGTGCTGCACCTCTTCAAAAGTGCGGCCGCAGCCCTTGCACAATGCATCGCCCTGGCTGGTCGAGCAGATGGCGATGCACGGCGTGTCGGCCGTGGTGTCGTACCACGCATGCCAGGCGGCCAGCGCACCGGCCGGAAAATCGGCTTCGTCGGCCGTGTCCTGGTGCTCGAACACCATGCGCGCATACACCCCGGCCAGGGCGCGCACCTCGGGCGCGAGCGTCACGCCGTCGGCCGAGGGGTGTTTGCCGCGCCAATAATTGATGGCGGCTTCGATGTCGATGATGTGGATGCCGGGCATGGGAACATGGGAAGAAGAAAAAAGCAAAAGGCGCCGCGGGCAACATGGCCTGGGCCGGGCGCCTGATTATCGGCCGGTAGGCCGCCCTGTTCCGGGGGCCGGGGAAATCCGCAAAAGACCACAGCAATTGCAATGAAATACCAAGTCCTGTCCAATACCGGCTTCGAAGGGGAGTAACTCCCTGGTTGTTGCGGGGCCTGTTTCATCCACAGCCCGCCACAACCGCTTCGGCAAGTCGTCAATACGAAGCTCACGCTTCCGGCTTGCCGGGCATGCAGCCCCGCTGCAGGCCGAGCCAGACCTTCGATTGAAACCGGTGCAGGTTCAATCGAGGTGTTCGTGGCGTTTGAAAAATCCCATCCGCAACTTCGCCTGGCCCTGTCCGGTTTCACCCCTGCGGACAGCCGTTCATCCGGCTGTCCACCCTTGAAACCTGAATCTGGAAAGCCTGCGCAATGGAATTATTTACAGCCCCCTGGTGGTCGGCCCTGCTGGCCATCATTTTGATTGACCTGGTACTGGCCGGCGACAACGCCATCGTGATTGCGCTGGCCGCGCGCAACCTGCCGCCCCATCTGCAGAAAAAGGCCATTGTCTGGGGCGCCGCCGGGGCGATTGTGGTGCGCTCGGTGATGACCATCGGCGTGGTGTGGCTGCTGAAAATTCCCGGCCTGATGCTGGTCGGCGGACTGGGCCTGCTGTGGGTAGCCTACCAACTGCTGGCCGACCAGGGCGACAAAGAGCATGACGGCCCGGTGGCCAGCACCTTCTGGGGCGCCATGAA comes from Polaromonas naphthalenivorans CJ2 and encodes:
- a CDS encoding maleylacetate reductase, with protein sequence MMADHHMGGLGHFTFVSQPQRVAFGAGMLARTGAELDAMGARRAILLCTPQQRAQAEQLADLLGSRAAGIFDGAVMHVPLATAQDARRFAAQHGADCAVAIGGGSTIGLGKAIALDSGLPVLAIPTTYAGSEMTPIYGLTDNGLKRTGRDLRVLPRTVIYDPELTLALPVGMSVVSGINAIAHAAEGLYAADGNPVMSLLAEEGIAALARALPAIRLDARDLRARADALYGTWLCGKVLGSVGMGLHHKLCHTLGGSFNLPHAETHTIVLPHALAYNSAAAQPAMRRIARALQGDNAAMAVYRLAQSNGAPLALKDIGMQAADLDRACAITMQDEYPNPRPLQAKALRQLLQDAFDGAPPAP
- a CDS encoding glutathione S-transferase N-terminal domain-containing protein; protein product: MKLIGSATSPYVRKVRIVMAEKKLDYQFVLEDVWAENSAMSTSNPLGKVPCLVMEAGEAIFDSRVIVEYLDTLSPVGKLIPAQGRERAEVKTWEALADGIMDAALLARLEATWSGRSAEQRCDAWIMRQMGKIDTALQAMSKGLGDKAYCSGVHFSLSDVAVGCALGYLDFRFPEIAWRENHPKLAKLQQKLALRPSFVEVPAG
- the rfaE2 gene encoding D-glycero-beta-D-manno-heptose 1-phosphate adenylyltransferase gives rise to the protein MKPPAFLDKIVAREDAPARVAALPPPVVFTNGVFDVLHCGHATYLAQARQLGASLVVALNTDASARRLGKGPERPLNRQEDRAVLIAALESVSLVTWFDEDTPLELISEIKPDVLVKGGDYDMDKLAETAVVKAYGGQALAIPFVDGYSTTALVRKIRGGEAAG
- a CDS encoding ferritin — translated: MLYPELFKQLEAVRWNMDTDIPWSAFDASLLTDEQAQTIRMNAITEWSALPATEMFLRDNRGDSDFSAFMSIWFFEEQKHSLVLMEYLRRFRPELLPTEQELHAVRFEFEPAPPLETLMLHFCGEIRLNHWYRCASEWHTEPVIKQIYTLIGQDEARHGGAYLRYMKRAIGQSGIAAKAAFAKVGVLMASARRTSQALHPTNLHVNKALFPRDTVQSRLPDPEWLEHWLDTQICFDAVWESRVVERILHNLGLLLGQPFKTVQQLNHYRKELGRQMAASLEPGATPHVS
- the purB gene encoding adenylosuccinate lyase; this encodes MSFSPINALSPLDGRYVAKLATLRPLMSEQGYMHRRVQVEIAWFIALSDAKFAEFKPLSPGARTYLLGLVKNFSEADACAIKTIEKTTNHDVKAVEYWIKSKFEARPELQAASEFVHFACTSEDINNTSQALQLKSSREQVVLPALDKVIDKLRQLAHAHADVPMLSRTHGQTASPTTVGKEIANVVVRLVNTREKIAGIKLMAKMNGAVGNFNAHLAAWPDFDWEAFSRHVIETPEPLGLGLTFQPYSIQIEPHDYMAELFDAVARTNTILIDLARDIWGYVSVGYFKQRLKEGEIGSSTMPHKVNPIDFENAEGNLGLANALLRHMSEKLPISRWQRDLTDSTVLRNMGVALGYAVLAYNSLCIGLNKLELNNEALADDLDNSWEVLAEPIQTVMRRYAVAGAYEKLKEVTRGKTVRPEDLHGLIRSLEIPDAAKERLLAMTPGSYVGMAAELAKRV
- a CDS encoding tripartite tricarboxylate transporter substrate binding protein, which encodes MDFQNTQHHGQARRPAALARRLALGMALCLGVSSWAQAQAYPSRLVTLVVPFAAGGTVDKVARQIQEPLRARLGQQLIIENKGGAGGTIGMAAVAKSAPDGYTLALVFDSYATEQHIYPKLPYVTARDLTGVSYIARSPMVLVVPAASPFKTLQEYVAAAKQKGAVSFASVGAGSSNHLAAELFHETAGTSGLHIPFKGGGPALTDLMGGHVDSMIASLPLVLPQVKAGKLRALAVTSPQRSPALPGVPALAESYKGFEVYSWVGMVAPARTPEPVLDRLAADMSAVLHDPAVARRFTDDGFEVVAGSREQMNRLVKSESERWGRVIKRHNIVAE
- a CDS encoding NAD(P)H-quinone oxidoreductase; this translates as MKAINFKEFGEADVLQLGDAPEPVLRPHDLLVRNHAVGVNRADLTHRRGGYGRANFGDSDIMGLEIAGEVIATGAEVDGFQTGDRVMGIVGGGAYAEIARIDYRMAMHIPERLDYIHAAAIPEVFVTAHEALVHLGRLQAGDAVLIHAAAGGVGSAAVQLAHAIGTQVFATADASKLERVQQLGADRGIDYKTEDFAAVIAGATDGRGVDVVIDFIGAPYLERNLLSLADGGRLVQVGLLGGGKNAALPLDRLLYKHLQIMGTVMKSRPPQVKQAMVRRFSEQWLRHFERANLAPVLDSVFALSKAADAHRRMESGLNVGKIILIPFGNGA
- a CDS encoding glutathione peroxidase produces the protein MDAFPLPFVAWALIASAALAATFPAGAASLDAPSTPPSCPALLQQNVLRLQDEKPQSLCQYSGKVVVVVNTASFCGFTPQYKGLEALHAKYQGRGLVVLGFPSNDFSQETGSNKEIADFCENTFGVKFPMFTKTRVTGKDASPLFKQLADKTGTAPRWNFYKYIIARDGTAVAAFNSMTDPAGGKFVAEIEKQLARP
- a CDS encoding DUF3717 domain-containing protein is translated as MPGIHIIDIEAAINYWRGKHPSADGVTLAPEVRALAGVYARMVFEHQDTADEADFPAGALAAWHAWYDTTADTPCIAICSTSQGDALCKGCGRTFEEVQHWLAMSPVEKRITWRRITQEATAWRFGRYADRALEKK